Proteins co-encoded in one Papaver somniferum cultivar HN1 chromosome 5, ASM357369v1, whole genome shotgun sequence genomic window:
- the LOC113283983 gene encoding putative pentatricopeptide repeat-containing protein At1g68930: MHYLRSQVVYKGPLWTEIAFKCLNLLKLFLVREAGMSVSTALRISTVSTTRISKFPLFPILHRTYTSTPHFQTQTDKSFHNTVDVNRLHGEAIKTGFIGDLQYCNHLLNLYGRKCDLCGAQKLFDEMPDRDVRTWTILIKGFAGVRRHEVSLDLFKQMQIQGIFPNCYTLSCIMNCRASIMSLKIGKAIHGWIIASGVELDVSSENSIVDFYVKCGAFDCASRVFELMNEKDTVSWNIMIAGYLEIGDTEKSIELFRRLPVKDVASWNTIIVGQMRNGFNEVALELLCQMRGSGCLFNERSFSIALLLAASLSMLDLGKQIHSQLLRTGFHQDNFIRNSLIDMYCKCSEMRKASFVFSKTQHLLQCQIENTVSWSSLISGYVQKVNTKEAFKLFREMVREGVKVNQFTLTSVVSACSDAACLEEGTEFHAFLKKLGHQVNVFLVSALVDMYSKCGSLDDAISVFFESSLTRNTVLWTSLISGCGLHGKGREAIRVFELMLKEGIKPNDISFLGLLSGCSHAGLVEEGKKYFRMMKEDYRIVPGLEHFTCMVNLLGREGNLNEAKEFIQENSISHLIPVWKAFLAACNVHKNAELAAWASEKLLHLEPNDAGSYILLSNISTENHRWEDAAEIRSLMQNKGVKKSSGQSWIQLRNW; encoded by the coding sequence ATGCACTATCTGAGATCACAAGTCGTCTACAAAGGCCCATTATGGACAGAAATTGCTTTTAAATGCTTAAACCTTCTGAAGCTGTTCCTAGTTCGAGAAGCCGGTATGTCGGTATCCACTGCCCTGAGGATTTCGACCGTTAGTACTACCAGAATTTCGAAATTCCCTCTTTTTCCAATTCTCCACCGAACATACACTTCTACTCCCCATTTCCAAACTCAAACAGATAAAAGTTTCCATAATACGGTAGATGTTAATAGACTCCATGGAGAAGCAATAAAGACTGGTTTCATAGGAGATCTTCAATACTGCAACCATCTCTTGAATTTGTATGGGAGAAAATGTGACCTCTGCGGTGCACAAAAGTTGTTCGACGAAATGCCTGATCGTGATGTTAGAACATGGACTATTCTGATTAAAGGTTTTGCTGGGGTGCGACGACATGAAGTTTCTTTGGATCTTTTTAAGCAAATGCAAATTCAAGGTATTTTCCCGAACTGTTATACGTTATCTTGTATTATGAACTGTCGTGCCAGTATCATGAGTCTGAAAATTGGTAAGGCGATTCATGGATGGATCATTGCAAGTGGGGTTGAATTAGATGTTTCTTCAGAGAATTCTATTGTTGATTTTTACGTTAAATGTGGAGCTTTTGATTGTGCGAGTAGAGTGTTTGAATTGATGAATGAGAAGGATACGGTGTCGTGGAATATTATGATTGCTGGGTATTTAGAAATTGGAGATACAGAGAAATCAATTGAGTTATTTAGAAGATTGCCTGTAAAAGATGTTGCAAGTTGGAACACGATAATTGTTGGGCAAATGAGAAATGGGTTCAATGAAGTTGCTTTAGAGCTTCTGTGTCAGATGAGGGGAAGTGGGTGTCTGTTCAATGAAAGGTCTTTCTCCATTGCCTTACTCTTAGCTGCTTCTCTGTCGATGTTGGACTTAGGAAAACAGATTCATAGTCAATTACTAAGAACTGGATTTCATCAAGATAATTTTATAAGAAATTCACTAATAGACATGTACTGCAAATGCAGCGAAATGAGAAAAGCTTCATTTGTTTTCAGTAAAACTCAACACCTGCTGCAGTGTCAGATAGAGAATACGGTTTCGTGGAGCTCGTTAATTTCTGGGTATGTTCAGAAGGTTAACACTAAAGAGGCTTTTAAGCTCTTCCGCGAGATGGTTCGTGAAGGAGTTAAGGTAAATCAGTTCACCCTAACAAGTGTAGTTTCAGCCTGTTCTGATGCAGCATGTTTGGAGGAAGGTACAGAATTCCATGCTTTCCTTAAGAAACTAGGGCACCAAGTTAATGTCTTCTTAGTATCTGCATTGGTCGATATGTACTCTAAATGTGGAAGCCTGGATGATGCTATATCGGTATTCTTTGAAAGTAGCCTTACGAGGAATACTGTACTATGGACGTCATTGATATCTGGCTGTGGATTGCATGGGAAAGGCAGAGAGGCGATTCGGGTTTTCGAGCTTATGTTGAAGGAAGGGATTAAGCCAAATGATATTAGTTTTCTAGGACTCTTATCTGGGTGCAGCCATGCGGGGTTAGTTGAAGAAGGTAAAAAATACTTCAGAATGATGAAAGAAGATTACAGGATAGTTCCTGGACTGGAACATTTTACTTGTATGGTTAATCTATTAGGACGAGAAGGAAATTTAAATGAAGCGAAGGAGTTCATACAAGAAAACAGTATCTCCCATCTAATTCCGGTGTGGAAAGCATTCTTAGCTGCTTGCAATGTTCATAAAAATGCGGAACTGGCGGCATGGGCTTCTGAGAAACTGCTTCATTTGGAACCAAATGATGCTGGGTCTTATATTCTGCTATCGAACATCTCAACAGAAAATCACAGGTGGGAAGATGCAGCTGAGATTAGAAGTTTGATGCAAAATAAAGGAGTTAAGAAGTCCTCTGGTCAGTCTTGGATCCAACTGAGGAATTGGTAG
- the LOC113283985 gene encoding CRIB domain-containing protein RIC4-like isoform X1 produces the protein MERRFTVLRFSFSSCSSQSSVDVVENPSKKTKLDPSSSTIVQGGAEKEDKLEVKKYSSNKFHIAIQKPNNISLGIQRILKSFKSFSQIFAYKDDDEDIEMEIGLPTDVKHVAHIGWDGSTTTTKSNTTTPSNDALKDCFLWENLNTHSNDEKGGHQKESLANTSISLRQFELAMAAQVNNNGHNATTTQPLVFRSLKKPITATSY, from the exons ATGGAAAGAAGGTTCACCGTTCTTCGGTTCTCTTTTAGTTCTTGTTCATCTCAATCTAGCGTTGATGTCGTTgaaaatccatcaaagaaaaccaAACTGGATCCCAGTTCATCTACAA TAGTACAAGGAGGAGCAGAAAAAGAAGATAAATTAGAAGTGAAGAAATACTCATCTAATAAGTTTCATATAGCAATTCAGAAACCAAACAACATATCTTTGGGGATACAAAGGATTCTCAAGAGTTTCAAGTCCTTCTCTCAGATTTTTG CGtataaagatgatgatgaagatatagAAATGGAGATAGGGTTACCAACAGATGTAAAGCATGTGGCACATATTGGATGGGATGGATCTACTACTACTACCAAATCAAATACAACAACACCATCAAACGATGCTTTAAAAGATTGTTTCTTGTGGGAAAACTTAAACACTCATTCAAATGATGAGAAGGGGGGTCATCAAAAGGAATCCCTTGCTAACACTTCAATCTCATTGAGGCAGTTTGAACTTGCCATGGCTGCACAAGTTAATAATAATGGTCATAATGCAACAACAACACAACCTCTTGTTTTTCGTTCTTTAAAAAAGCCCATTACTGCTACTTCTTATTAG
- the LOC113283984 gene encoding GDT1-like protein 4 codes for MDSRRRRPGELNVLCYAFLFLLISVPVFAQETEVEESNKELPKGSVKDLGRRSKIVLDPLDNVNNNNNKNDINDVLGDVGVGEFAGSDGLGVFDAFFASLSMILVSEIGDETFIIAALMAMRHPKSIVLSGALSALFVMTVLSTGLGRIVPNLISRKHTNSAATVLYAFFGLRLLYIAWRSEKANQKKEIEEVEEKLEGGQGKSTFRRFLSRFLTPIFLESFILTFLAEWGDRSQIATIALATHKNAVGVAVGACIGHTICTSIAVVGGSMLASKISQGTVAMVGGLLFLGFSLSSYFYPPM; via the exons ATGGATTCGCGTAGAAGAAGACCTGGAGAACTGAATGTGTTATGCTATGCTTTCCTCTTTCTCTTGATTTCAGTTCCTGTTTTTGCTCAG GAGACAGAAGTGGAAGAATCGAATAAGGAATTGCCAAAGGGATCTGTTAAAGACTTAGGTCGCCGTAGTAAA ATAGTATTAGACCCACTTGATAatgtaaacaacaacaacaacaagaatgaTATCAATGATGTGCTTGGGGATGTTGGAGTTGGTGAATTTGCGGGATCTGATGGTCTTGGAGTCTTTGATGCTTTCTTTGCCAGTTTGTCTATGATCCTAGTTAGCGAG ATTGGAGATGAAACGTTTATTATAGCAGCACTAATGGCTATGCGCCATCCAAAGTCGATTGTTCTGTCTGGTGCACTTTCTGCATTGTTCGTGATGACG GTGCTTTCTACTGGACTTGGTCGGATAGTGCCAAATCTGATATCGAGGAAGCACACTAACAGTGCAGCTACAG TTCTCTATGCATTTTTTGGGTTACGTCTTCTTTACATTGCTTGGAGATCAGAAAAGGCAAATCAGAAGAAGGAAATAGAAGAA GTAGAAGAGAAGTTGGAAGGGGGGCAAGGAAAATCAACTTTTCGCCGATTTTTATCAAGATTTCTAACTCCAATCTTCTTAGAG TCTTTTATTCTGACATTTCTAGCTGAATGGGGTGATCGCAGTCAGATTGCTACAATCGCT CTAGCGACTCATAAAAACGCAGTTGGGGTAGCTGTTGGAGCATGTATAGGTCACACAATCTGCACATCAATAGCTGTAGTTGGAGGAAGCATGTTGGCTTCGAAGATCTCACAAGGAACAGTTGCAATGGTTGGCGGCCTACTCTTCCTCGGCTTCTCTTTGTCATCTTATTTCTATCCCCCAATGTAA
- the LOC113283985 gene encoding CRIB domain-containing protein RIC4-like isoform X2, protein MERRFTVLRFSFSSCSSQSSVDVVENPSKKTKLDPSSSTIQGGAEKEDKLEVKKYSSNKFHIAIQKPNNISLGIQRILKSFKSFSQIFAYKDDDEDIEMEIGLPTDVKHVAHIGWDGSTTTTKSNTTTPSNDALKDCFLWENLNTHSNDEKGGHQKESLANTSISLRQFELAMAAQVNNNGHNATTTQPLVFRSLKKPITATSY, encoded by the exons ATGGAAAGAAGGTTCACCGTTCTTCGGTTCTCTTTTAGTTCTTGTTCATCTCAATCTAGCGTTGATGTCGTTgaaaatccatcaaagaaaaccaAACTGGATCCCAGTTCATCTACAA TACAAGGAGGAGCAGAAAAAGAAGATAAATTAGAAGTGAAGAAATACTCATCTAATAAGTTTCATATAGCAATTCAGAAACCAAACAACATATCTTTGGGGATACAAAGGATTCTCAAGAGTTTCAAGTCCTTCTCTCAGATTTTTG CGtataaagatgatgatgaagatatagAAATGGAGATAGGGTTACCAACAGATGTAAAGCATGTGGCACATATTGGATGGGATGGATCTACTACTACTACCAAATCAAATACAACAACACCATCAAACGATGCTTTAAAAGATTGTTTCTTGTGGGAAAACTTAAACACTCATTCAAATGATGAGAAGGGGGGTCATCAAAAGGAATCCCTTGCTAACACTTCAATCTCATTGAGGCAGTTTGAACTTGCCATGGCTGCACAAGTTAATAATAATGGTCATAATGCAACAACAACACAACCTCTTGTTTTTCGTTCTTTAAAAAAGCCCATTACTGCTACTTCTTATTAG